Genomic window (Burkholderia pyrrocinia):
CCATGGCCACTCGCCGCGCGGATCGTCGAGATGCAGCAGCACGTGCTTGTCGAGGTCCGCCGGCGTCATCGCCGCGGCACCGCCGGCGGCCACCAGGCTCGGGCTGCAGACGGCCACCACACGCTCGCGGAACAGCACGTCCGTATCGTCCGTCGACGTACAGGGCCCGGCATAGCGCACGGCCAAGTGCAAACGTTTGCGTTTAAGATCTTCAACTTCGCTCGTTGCCGACACGCGCACGTCGATGTCCGGATAGCTTGCACGGAACGAACCGAGGCGCGGAATCAGCCACAGCGCCGCGAACGACACGGTCGTCGACAACGAGATCGAGCGCTGGCCCACGCTCGACGACAGCTTGCCGATCACCGATTCCAGGTCGGACAACGCGAACGCGATCGCGTCGTACAGTTCCCGCCCCTTGTCGGTCAGCGTCAGCGAACGGATGTGCCGGTGAAACAGCTCGATCCGAAGTTGCTCCTCGAGCGCCTTGACCTGGCGGCTCACGGCAGATTGCGTGACGTTCAGTTCCTGCCCCGCACGCGTGAAGCTCAAATGACGCGCCGCGCATTCGAAGCCCCTCAGGAAATCCAGCGAAGGCAGACTTCTCAATCGCTTTGCCAATCTCACATTAGCCATACAGCCGCCTCAAAGTTGCATCCATTGCCAGACAAATCGCTGTTTGCCTCCCCGAGTCGCTTCCTTTCATTTGAATTCGGAAACGATTTTATATTGAAGCATACATGCATCTCATTCTTATTTTCAATCATGACATTTGTATTTATCTATCGATTTTCGGCACGCAATCTTTCTTACATCAACATTTTAAAGTAGCGATTTTGTAAGTTAATGTGCGAACGATATCGCGTCGCGATTGATATAAAAAGCGCCGCTACTGCAGGCAATTTTTGGCAAATGGCGATGCTGCATTGACAGTTTTCGCGCTTCGACAGAGCGATCGAATTAAACCTACAAATTAATTTCAATTACCTGTCTTTTTATTCGATTTATCGGATTACGAAAACATGCAAAATCCCGGCATGCATGCCGAATGCATATAAATCATGAATTCGATGTTTATTGCGCCCGACTAAACACATGGAATTGCGCCTTTCTTTGCGCGCATTCAAGAAACCGGCGAACCGATTATTGCCGGAAATGAATATCCCGCCGGTCGCGATCCGCGATCGGCGTTTTTTCCACCTGCGTTACGGCCGGGGCGTCCGGCCAGCCCCCCCGAGCGGAGCGAGCGGCCCGGACCGGTTACACGCCGTCCACCGCCCCATTCATCCGCGCGGTCACCTCGCGGCGATAGCGGTTCAGTTCCTGCGCGGTCGCGAACGTACGCTCGAACAGGATCGACAGGTTGTGCAGGATGCGCTCGACGACCTTCTTTTCCCACTCGCCGTCGAAACGGATCTGCTCGTCGAGCCAGCGCTCGAGCCATTCCGGATCCGGCAGGCGCGACTGCACGGTGTCGCGCGGGAACAGCGCCTGGTTCACGTGCAGGTTGGTCGGGTGCAGCGGCTTCTCGGTGCGGCGCGCCGACGCCATCAGCACGCCGATCTTCGCGAACGCGGCACGCGCGACGTCGCCGCAGTTGTTCAGCGCCTTCTTCATGTAGCGCAGGTACGCGCCGCCATGGCGCGCTTCATCGCGCGAGATCGTTTCGTAGATCTGCTTGATGACGGGCTCGGTGTGCCAGTCGGCCGCGCAGCGATACCAGTGGTTCAGGCGGATCTCGCCGCAGAAGTGCAGCATCAGCGTTTCGAGCGGCGGCGCCGGGTCGAACTGGAAGCGCACCGCGTGCAGTTCCGCTTCGGTCGGCACCATTTCCGGCTTGAAGCGGCGCAGGTATTCCATCAGCACGAGCGAATGCTTCTGTTCCTCGAAGAACCACACGCTCATGAATGCGGAAAAGTCGCTGTCGTGCCGGTTGTCGCGCAGGAACATTTCCGTCGCGGGCAACGCGGACCATTCGGTGATCGCGTTCATCCTGATCGTCTCCGCCTGCTCGTCGGTGAGCAGCGCAGCGTCGAACCGGTTCCACGGAATGTCCTTCTCCATGTCCCAGCGGACCGCTTCGAGCGACCTGAAAAGTTCCGGATAGAGCATCGTCGTCACCGTCGTCGAAAGGCGTTCGGGCCGGGCACGGTCATGCCGACTGCGTGGACGCTGGCGCGGCCGCTTCGGCGTCGGGCGCGCGATCGTCCGCATCGTCGTCCACCGTGCGCGGCGACAGCTTGCCGCGCAGCAACGCGGAATAGAACTGCCGGTACGTGCGGTGGTAGTAGCGGATGCGCGGCGCGATCGCGCCATGCAGGTCGTGCAGCCGCTCGATCGGCAGGTTCGGCATCATGTGGTGCTCGACATGATAGTTGTTGCCGTTCGTGAACCACGTCATGAATGCATTGCTCTCGATCGTCCGCGTGTTGCGGAACGGGTCGGTGCTCGTCAGGTCGCAGCGGTAATGCTCCGGCATCTCGACCAGCGCATGCACGGGCGCCGCGACGAACACGAGCGGCACGACCCACACCCACACGACGAACCACGTGTGCAGCGCGAACGACAGCCCGGCCAGCAGCGCGATCGCCGCGACCATCAGCAGGTGATCGCGACGAATGGCCCGCGACACGAGCGGGTTGTCGCCGAAGCGCGCGCCCGGCACGACGAGTTTCGCGACGTTCTTCGCGAACTGGATATAGTGCGCGGCCATCGACAGCCGCCATGCCCACAGGCCGAGGTTGACGACGGGGCTGGCGCCGTACTGGTCGCCGTAGTCGAAGAATTCCTTGTTCTCGGGCGTGCCGAGCAAGCGGTGATGGCGCAAGTGGCTGTCCTGGTACGCATGGAACGACACGAGCATCGGCATGCCGACCAGCACGCCGAACACCATGTTGAGGCGCTTGCTCCTGAACCCCTGGTAATGCAGCGCCTGGTGCTGCAACTCGACGCCGTGCGCATACATCGCGCCGATCAGCACGACCCCGACGATCTTCAGGAATACCGACGCCGACAGAGCGAACATCATGCCGTGCGCGATGAGCGCGACGTAGACCGCCAGC
Coding sequences:
- a CDS encoding ferritin; its protein translation is MTTMLYPELFRSLEAVRWDMEKDIPWNRFDAALLTDEQAETIRMNAITEWSALPATEMFLRDNRHDSDFSAFMSVWFFEEQKHSLVLMEYLRRFKPEMVPTEAELHAVRFQFDPAPPLETLMLHFCGEIRLNHWYRCAADWHTEPVIKQIYETISRDEARHGGAYLRYMKKALNNCGDVARAAFAKIGVLMASARRTEKPLHPTNLHVNQALFPRDTVQSRLPDPEWLERWLDEQIRFDGEWEKKVVERILHNLSILFERTFATAQELNRYRREVTARMNGAVDGV
- a CDS encoding fatty acid desaturase family protein, with the translated sequence MKSRPSGVVFSLKLAVYVALIAHGMMFALSASVFLKIVGVVLIGAMYAHGVELQHQALHYQGFRSKRLNMVFGVLVGMPMLVSFHAYQDSHLRHHRLLGTPENKEFFDYGDQYGASPVVNLGLWAWRLSMAAHYIQFAKNVAKLVVPGARFGDNPLVSRAIRRDHLLMVAAIALLAGLSFALHTWFVVWVWVVPLVFVAAPVHALVEMPEHYRCDLTSTDPFRNTRTIESNAFMTWFTNGNNYHVEHHMMPNLPIERLHDLHGAIAPRIRYYHRTYRQFYSALLRGKLSPRTVDDDADDRAPDAEAAAPASTQSA
- a CDS encoding LysR substrate-binding domain-containing protein, whose translation is MANVRLAKRLRSLPSLDFLRGFECAARHLSFTRAGQELNVTQSAVSRQVKALEEQLRIELFHRHIRSLTLTDKGRELYDAIAFALSDLESVIGKLSSSVGQRSISLSTTVSFAALWLIPRLGSFRASYPDIDVRVSATSEVEDLKRKRLHLAVRYAGPCTSTDDTDVLFRERVVAVCSPSLVAAGGAAAMTPADLDKHVLLHLDDPRGEWPWHAWSPFLKELGVPRLRPAGALHFSQYDQLVQAAVDGHGIAIGRRPLVDGLLKQGRLVELFSYCTVASGSYVLVQNPDACNEFDIAVLTNWLLEQARHPLVSNQDAAGTNVLPLYRVG